The proteins below come from a single Prolixibacter sp. NT017 genomic window:
- a CDS encoding acyl-CoA carboxylase subunit beta: MSNQDKINKLIDLRAEAKLGGGEKRMEAQHKKGKFTARERIEMLLDDGSFEEFDMFVTHRCTNFGMEKKKFLGDGVVTGRGTIDGRTIFVFSQDFTVFGGSLSETFAQKICKVMDMAMKAGAPVIGINDSGGARIQEGVTSLAGYAEIFERNILASGVIPQISAIFGPCAGGAVYSPALTDFIMMTEDNSYMFVTGPKVVKTVTGEDISVDDLGGGKVHAQKSGVAHFLVENEEEGILLLRKLLEYLPQNNLEEPPITECYDPIDRLEDGLNEIIPDNPNQPYDVKDVIHGVVDSGEFLEVHRNYAKNIVTGFAKFDGQPVGIVANQPNYLAGVLDVDASRKAARFVRFLDAFNIPIITLVDVPGFLPGSGQEYAGIITHGAKLMFAYGEATVPKITVTLRKSYGGAHDVMSCKQLRGDLNYAWPTAEIAVMGASGAVEVLHGRKLAEITDPEERAAFVQKHEDEYKANFANPYQAAAYGYIDDVIEPRNTRFRIIRGLQALGTKKLTNPPKKHSNIPL, from the coding sequence ATGAGCAATCAGGATAAAATCAACAAACTAATTGACCTTCGTGCTGAAGCTAAACTGGGAGGCGGTGAAAAACGCATGGAAGCCCAGCACAAAAAAGGCAAATTTACTGCACGCGAACGCATCGAGATGCTGCTGGATGACGGTAGTTTCGAGGAATTTGACATGTTCGTAACACACCGTTGTACCAACTTCGGTATGGAGAAAAAGAAATTCCTGGGTGACGGTGTGGTAACCGGTCGGGGAACCATCGACGGTCGAACCATTTTTGTGTTCTCGCAGGACTTTACCGTTTTCGGTGGTTCACTGTCCGAAACCTTTGCACAGAAAATCTGCAAAGTGATGGACATGGCTATGAAAGCGGGCGCTCCGGTTATCGGAATCAACGATTCGGGAGGTGCACGTATTCAGGAGGGAGTAACTTCGCTCGCTGGTTATGCCGAGATTTTCGAACGGAACATTCTGGCTTCGGGAGTTATCCCGCAGATTTCGGCCATTTTCGGTCCTTGTGCCGGTGGTGCCGTTTATTCTCCGGCGCTTACCGACTTCATCATGATGACCGAGGACAACTCGTACATGTTTGTGACGGGCCCGAAAGTAGTGAAAACCGTTACCGGTGAGGACATTTCGGTAGACGACCTGGGGGGTGGAAAAGTGCACGCGCAGAAATCGGGTGTGGCTCACTTCCTGGTAGAGAACGAAGAGGAAGGTATTTTGCTACTTCGCAAATTGCTGGAATACTTGCCGCAGAACAACCTGGAAGAACCGCCGATCACCGAATGTTATGACCCGATTGACCGATTGGAAGATGGCTTGAACGAGATTATTCCCGATAATCCGAACCAGCCTTATGATGTGAAGGATGTTATTCACGGTGTCGTGGATTCGGGTGAATTCCTCGAAGTTCACCGGAACTACGCGAAAAACATCGTGACCGGTTTTGCCAAGTTCGACGGACAGCCTGTTGGTATTGTGGCGAACCAGCCCAACTACCTGGCCGGTGTTCTCGACGTGGATGCTTCGCGTAAAGCAGCTCGTTTTGTTCGCTTCCTTGATGCTTTTAACATTCCGATTATTACGTTAGTGGATGTGCCCGGATTCCTTCCCGGTTCAGGACAGGAATATGCCGGTATCATTACGCACGGTGCCAAACTGATGTTTGCTTATGGTGAAGCTACTGTGCCGAAAATCACCGTGACGCTGCGCAAGTCGTATGGTGGAGCGCACGATGTGATGTCATGTAAGCAATTGCGTGGTGACCTGAACTATGCATGGCCTACCGCCGAAATCGCCGTGATGGGCGCATCGGGTGCTGTTGAGGTATTGCACGGTCGTAAGCTGGCTGAAATTACCGATCCGGAAGAGCGGGCTGCATTTGTCCAAAAGCACGAGGATGAATACAAAGCCAACTTCGCGAATCCTTACCAGGCAGCTGCTTATGGTTACATTGATGATGTGATCGAGCCTCGTAATACACGTTTCCGCATTATTCGCGGATTACAGGCACTGGGAACGAAGAAGTTGACCAATCCGCCGAAAAAACATTCGAATATACCATTGTAA
- a CDS encoding acetyl-CoA hydrolase/transferase family protein, with the protein MKSIKYVTAGDAVKVIKSGDRVHLSSVAVTPHKLIRAMVDRGRAGELRDVKIQHLHIEGEVDYANPEFEGIFCPEQFFVGANLRKQTQAGYADYIPVFLSETQKLIRDGYLKVNVVLTMCSPPDKHGYVSLGTSVDATLAAIENADVVIAAVNPHVPRAFGDAMIQTDAIDFFVEDDSPLHLHDLGELSETDIQIGKNVAELVEDGACLQMGIGGIPNAVLAQLGNHKDLGVHTEMFSDGILPLVEKGIVNGKHKSLDRGRMVATFLMGSQKLYDFIDDNPMVAMMDVAHTNSVNVIRKQDKVTAINSALAIDLTGQVCADSIGIKHYSGVGGQIDFIRGAGYSNGGKPIIAMPSVTAKGMSKISPTLLPGSGVVSTRANMHWVVTEFGAVNLYGKTLQERARLLISVAHPNHQEELDKAAFDRFGSHYKFVSSK; encoded by the coding sequence ATGAAATCGATCAAGTATGTAACCGCAGGTGACGCTGTAAAAGTAATTAAATCTGGTGATCGAGTACATTTGAGTAGTGTGGCCGTAACCCCGCACAAACTCATTCGCGCTATGGTTGACCGTGGGCGCGCAGGAGAACTGCGCGACGTAAAGATTCAACACCTTCACATTGAAGGAGAGGTTGACTACGCTAATCCCGAATTTGAAGGCATTTTTTGCCCGGAACAATTTTTCGTGGGTGCTAATTTGCGTAAGCAAACACAAGCTGGATACGCTGACTACATCCCTGTTTTTCTTAGCGAAACACAAAAATTAATTCGCGATGGCTATTTAAAAGTAAACGTAGTCTTAACGATGTGTTCTCCTCCCGATAAACACGGTTATGTGTCGTTGGGGACTTCCGTTGACGCCACCTTGGCTGCTATCGAGAATGCAGATGTGGTTATAGCTGCCGTTAATCCTCACGTTCCACGTGCCTTTGGTGATGCAATGATTCAAACTGATGCCATTGATTTTTTTGTGGAAGATGACAGCCCGCTCCATCTGCATGATCTGGGTGAATTGAGTGAAACTGATATCCAAATTGGTAAGAATGTAGCCGAACTGGTTGAAGATGGCGCCTGCCTGCAGATGGGAATTGGCGGTATTCCGAATGCTGTTTTGGCCCAATTGGGAAATCATAAGGATCTGGGTGTTCATACCGAGATGTTTTCTGATGGGATACTTCCGTTGGTAGAAAAGGGTATTGTAAACGGAAAACACAAATCCTTGGATCGGGGACGAATGGTCGCTACCTTTCTTATGGGATCGCAAAAGTTGTATGATTTCATCGACGACAACCCAATGGTGGCCATGATGGATGTGGCTCACACTAATAGCGTGAATGTTATTCGGAAGCAGGATAAGGTAACTGCTATTAACTCTGCTTTGGCAATTGACCTGACAGGACAAGTTTGTGCTGATTCGATTGGTATCAAGCATTATTCCGGTGTCGGTGGTCAGATTGACTTCATTCGCGGAGCAGGATACTCCAACGGTGGTAAACCTATCATTGCCATGCCTTCGGTAACAGCCAAAGGAATGTCGAAAATATCGCCGACGTTATTACCAGGCTCGGGCGTAGTAAGTACCCGCGCCAACATGCACTGGGTAGTAACCGAGTTTGGTGCTGTGAACCTTTACGGGAAAACACTGCAGGAACGCGCACGTTTGCTGATTTCTGTCGCTCATCCGAATCATCAGGAAGAGCTCGATAAAGCTGCGTTTGATCGCTTCGGATCGCACTACAAATTTGTTTCCTCGAAATAA
- a CDS encoding biotin/lipoyl-containing protein: protein MKKFKFTISGNQYDVQINDIEDNIADLEVNGTQYKVEIHQEAKKIAKTPKLVRKPVQKAPGEGEIQKRSSKAKAIKAPLPGTILSIAVKEGDTVTKGQTLMVMEAMKMENSIMAEADGTVAAIKVSAGQSVLQDDVLVEIA from the coding sequence ATGAAAAAGTTCAAATTTACCATAAGCGGAAACCAGTACGACGTTCAGATCAATGATATCGAAGATAATATCGCCGATTTGGAGGTGAATGGTACCCAATATAAAGTGGAAATTCATCAGGAGGCGAAGAAAATCGCCAAAACCCCTAAACTGGTTCGGAAACCTGTTCAGAAAGCGCCCGGCGAAGGTGAAATCCAGAAAAGAAGTTCGAAAGCCAAAGCAATTAAAGCTCCGCTGCCGGGAACCATTCTCAGTATCGCTGTGAAGGAAGGGGATACTGTCACGAAAGGACAGACTCTCATGGTAATGGAGGCCATGAAAATGGAGAACTCGATTATGGCGGAAGCCGATGGTACAGTAGCTGCCATCAAAGTTTCTGCCGGTCAGAGCGTTCTTCAGGATGATGTTTTGGTCGAAATTGCATAA
- a CDS encoding NAD(P)/FAD-dependent oxidoreductase, which yields MEKYDLAVIGSGPGGFSAAVRALDFGKDVCLIEAGHVGGAGVMNGALTSKTMWELSHDYAVAAAVDRGYRASGLQVDFTKVKKSVMKAAKTKQYQILSQIETYSKKPGQKGSLTIKYGFASFKDRNTLEIDRGKKEENETIEADYIIIATGSSPRELPDLKVDQKRIINSDGILNLKKFPERMMIIGSGIIGCEFATIFSNFGHTEVHLLDRAHRVIPFADNDVSDFVSGNLQKNGVVIHHTANLRTVNKKKDYLEVVLDYEDGHSTVIEVDVVLVSIGREPNTKGLGLENVNIQTTPHGYLKVNEECATGDFDNCNIFAAGDVTGHKALYCVAEEQGRFIVEAIFGELEYPTDYSHMPTLMFFKPEVASVGVNEKILQEKKIPYKAAFYSNEMVNRTIAMRNTNGFVKVLVSDDGRDRILGMQAAGPQASAFIVSVSYLMNSESGMNEVLRSIHPHPSVTEGIQECFRVFNKRSIFKPEAFPDKIKSWAWKPLELQSEKS from the coding sequence ATGGAAAAATACGATTTAGCGGTCATTGGAAGTGGGCCGGGAGGCTTCTCCGCTGCTGTCCGTGCCCTGGATTTTGGAAAGGATGTTTGTTTGATCGAAGCCGGACATGTAGGTGGAGCAGGCGTCATGAACGGAGCACTGACTTCGAAAACCATGTGGGAGCTGTCGCACGATTATGCTGTAGCCGCAGCAGTCGACCGGGGATACCGGGCTTCAGGGCTTCAGGTTGATTTCACGAAAGTGAAAAAGTCGGTGATGAAAGCCGCCAAAACCAAGCAATATCAGATTCTTTCACAAATCGAAACCTACTCGAAAAAACCGGGACAGAAAGGGAGTTTAACTATTAAGTACGGTTTTGCCAGTTTTAAGGACCGCAATACACTGGAAATTGACCGCGGAAAGAAAGAAGAGAACGAGACCATTGAAGCAGACTATATTATTATTGCCACTGGTTCGAGCCCGCGGGAACTTCCCGATTTGAAAGTCGACCAAAAACGCATCATCAACTCCGACGGTATACTCAACCTCAAAAAATTCCCTGAGCGAATGATGATTATCGGTTCCGGGATCATCGGTTGTGAGTTCGCCACCATCTTCTCCAATTTTGGACACACTGAGGTCCACCTACTCGACCGCGCCCACAGGGTTATTCCGTTTGCCGACAATGACGTCAGTGATTTCGTATCCGGAAACCTGCAGAAAAACGGGGTCGTCATTCACCATACTGCCAACTTGCGCACCGTTAATAAAAAGAAAGACTATCTGGAAGTCGTACTCGACTACGAGGACGGGCACAGTACAGTGATTGAAGTAGATGTCGTTCTTGTTTCTATCGGACGTGAGCCCAATACCAAAGGACTGGGACTGGAAAACGTCAATATCCAGACTACGCCGCACGGCTACCTGAAAGTAAATGAAGAGTGTGCCACCGGCGATTTCGACAACTGCAACATCTTTGCTGCGGGAGACGTCACAGGGCACAAAGCGCTCTACTGTGTGGCTGAAGAGCAGGGACGATTTATTGTCGAGGCCATCTTCGGCGAACTGGAGTATCCCACCGATTACTCGCACATGCCTACGCTCATGTTCTTCAAACCTGAAGTCGCTTCGGTGGGCGTCAACGAAAAAATTCTGCAGGAGAAGAAGATTCCCTATAAAGCAGCATTCTATTCCAACGAAATGGTCAACCGGACCATCGCCATGAGAAACACCAACGGCTTTGTGAAAGTATTGGTAAGCGACGATGGCCGTGACCGGATTTTAGGAATGCAGGCGGCAGGTCCACAGGCTTCCGCTTTCATCGTCTCCGTTTCGTACCTGATGAATTCTGAAAGCGGCATGAACGAAGTACTTCGAAGCATTCATCCCCACCCGAGTGTGACAGAAGGAATACAGGAGTGCTTCCGGGTATTTAACAAACGCTCCATCTTCAAACCCGAAGCTTTTCCCGATAAGATAAAAAGCTGGGCCTGGAAACCACTCGAATTACAAAGCGAAAAATCATAA
- the mce gene encoding methylmalonyl-CoA epimerase, which translates to MSVSHIEHIGIAVQSLEETIPYYEKLLGTKCYAVEEVADQKVKTAFFKVGQTKIELLESTDPEGPIGKFIEKKGPGIHHVAFAVDNVDNALTEAEENGIRLIDKQGRKGAEGLNIGFLHPKSTFGVLTELCSD; encoded by the coding sequence ATGAGCGTATCACATATTGAACACATCGGAATTGCCGTCCAGAGTCTGGAAGAAACTATTCCTTACTATGAAAAACTGCTGGGTACAAAATGTTATGCGGTGGAAGAAGTTGCCGATCAGAAAGTGAAAACGGCCTTCTTCAAAGTAGGACAAACCAAAATTGAACTGTTGGAATCAACCGACCCGGAAGGACCGATTGGTAAATTTATCGAGAAAAAAGGACCGGGCATCCATCACGTTGCTTTTGCCGTTGACAATGTTGACAACGCACTGACCGAGGCAGAAGAAAACGGCATCCGTTTGATTGACAAACAAGGACGCAAAGGAGCCGAAGGTTTGAATATCGGTTTCTTACACCCGAAATCCACTTTCGGCGTGCTGACCGAACTTTGCAGTGACTAA
- a CDS encoding OadG family protein, with the protein MNIASILLTDVQGLGLTIALVGFGIVITALSVLVLVFLYAPKLMKLRRPCRRKKEDCGDGEEEEVQLEGNVNAAIAMAIHLYLNEAHDEESNVVTIKRVRRRYSPWSSKIYGVYDRWAR; encoded by the coding sequence ATGAACATAGCAAGCATATTACTAACGGATGTTCAGGGACTGGGATTGACCATTGCATTGGTTGGTTTTGGAATTGTTATCACTGCTTTGTCTGTCCTTGTACTGGTATTCCTTTATGCTCCGAAACTCATGAAACTCCGGCGCCCTTGCCGAAGAAAGAAGGAGGATTGTGGAGACGGAGAGGAAGAAGAAGTTCAATTGGAAGGTAACGTTAACGCGGCCATTGCAATGGCTATTCATTTGTATCTGAATGAAGCGCACGACGAAGAAAGTAACGTGGTGACGATTAAGCGGGTAAGAAGACGTTATTCTCCATGGAGTTCAAAAATTTACGGAGTATACGACCGCTGGGCTCGATAA